The following proteins are encoded in a genomic region of Peromyscus maniculatus bairdii isolate BWxNUB_F1_BW_parent chromosome 12, HU_Pman_BW_mat_3.1, whole genome shotgun sequence:
- the Naa50 gene encoding N-alpha-acetyltransferase 50 isoform X2 produces the protein MKSRIELGDVTPHNIKQLKRLNQVIFPVSYNDKFYKDVLEVGELAKLAYFNDIAVGAVCCRVDHSQNQKRLYIMTLGCLAPYRRLGIGTKMLNHVLNICEKDGTFDNIYLHVQISNESAIDFYRKFGFEIIETKKNYYKRIEPADAHVLQKNLKVPSGQNAETQKTDN, from the exons ATGAAAAG CCGGATCGAGCTGGGGGATGTGACACCACACAATATTAAACAGTTGAAGAGATTGAACCAGGTCATCTTTCCAGTCAGCTATAATGATAAATTCTACAAGGATGTGCTAGAAGTTGGCGAGCTAGCAAAACTTG CATATTTCAACGATATAGCTGTAGGTGCAGTGTGCTGCAGAGTGGATCATTCACAGAATCAGAAGAGACTTTACATCATGACACTAGGATGCCTTGCACCTTACCGAAGACTAGGAATAG GAACTAAAATGCTAAATCATGTCCTAAACATCTGTGAGAAAGATGGCACTTTTGACAACATCTATCT GCATGTCCAGATCAGCAATGAGTCAGCGATTGACTTCTACAGGAAGTTTGGCTTTGAGATTATTGAGACAAAGAAGAACTACTATAAGAGGATAGAGCCTGCAGATGCTCATGTGCTTCAGAAAAACCTCAAAGTCCCATCTGGTCAGAATGCAGAGACACAAAAGACAGACAACTGA
- the Naa50 gene encoding N-alpha-acetyltransferase 50 isoform X1: MKSSRIELGDVTPHNIKQLKRLNQVIFPVSYNDKFYKDVLEVGELAKLAYFNDIAVGAVCCRVDHSQNQKRLYIMTLGCLAPYRRLGIGTKMLNHVLNICEKDGTFDNIYLHVQISNESAIDFYRKFGFEIIETKKNYYKRIEPADAHVLQKNLKVPSGQNAETQKTDN; encoded by the exons ATGAAAAG TAGCCGGATCGAGCTGGGGGATGTGACACCACACAATATTAAACAGTTGAAGAGATTGAACCAGGTCATCTTTCCAGTCAGCTATAATGATAAATTCTACAAGGATGTGCTAGAAGTTGGCGAGCTAGCAAAACTTG CATATTTCAACGATATAGCTGTAGGTGCAGTGTGCTGCAGAGTGGATCATTCACAGAATCAGAAGAGACTTTACATCATGACACTAGGATGCCTTGCACCTTACCGAAGACTAGGAATAG GAACTAAAATGCTAAATCATGTCCTAAACATCTGTGAGAAAGATGGCACTTTTGACAACATCTATCT GCATGTCCAGATCAGCAATGAGTCAGCGATTGACTTCTACAGGAAGTTTGGCTTTGAGATTATTGAGACAAAGAAGAACTACTATAAGAGGATAGAGCCTGCAGATGCTCATGTGCTTCAGAAAAACCTCAAAGTCCCATCTGGTCAGAATGCAGAGACACAAAAGACAGACAACTGA